A window of Clostridium novyi genomic DNA:
GCTTGATCAAATATTTATTATCACTGTGCAATTTTGAAAGAACAAAAACTTTCAAAAAAATGTTGACAGATGTAAAAAACGTGATATAATTTATATCTGTAGCAAGTATATCTGGTGATTATGGCTTGAAGGTAACACCCGTTCCCATACCGAACACGATGGTTAAGCTTCAAAGCGCCGATGGTACTGCACTGGAGACGGTGTGGAAGAGTAGGTCGTCGCCAGGTTTTTGGCTCCTTGGTCAAGCGGTCAAGACACCACCCTTTCACGGTGGTAACAGGGGTTCGATTCCCCTAGGAGTCACCATTTTATTTTTATATGTGCAGGTGTGGCGGAATTGGCAGACGCACTAGACTTAGGATCTAGCGCCTTTGGCATGGGGGTTCGACTCCCTTCACCTGCACCATAATTTTATAAATATATATGCGGGTATGGTTCAATGGTAGAACGTCAGCCTTCCAAGCTGAACACAGGGGTTCGATTCCCCTTACCCGCTCCAAAATGCGTCTTTAGCTCAGCTGGATAGAGCAACGCCCTTCTAAGGCGTGGGCCAGGAGTTCGAATCTCTTAAGACGCACCATATTTTTGGGATATCGCCAAGCGGTAAGGCATAGCACTTTGACTGCTACATGCGTAGGTTCGAATCCTGCTATCCCAGCCATTTTAAGTTCTTTGAATAAAGAACTTTTTTGTACAATTAAGGTTTGGAAAAATTAAACATGGCTTCTTGGTCAAGAGGTTAAGACATCGCCCTCTCAAGGCGGAATCAGGGGTTCAATTCCCCTAGAAGCTACCAAAATCATGCTTTTATATTATAAAAGCATGATTTTTTTTATTTTAATTATATTTAAAAGTTATCAACAGTGTTGATAACTTTTAAAATTTCAATTTATAACTTTGTTTATAAAAATAAAAAACATATATATAAAGTAAGTAAAATTGTGAAAACTAATGTTAAAATAATAGTTTAATAATGTGAATAAATTTTGTGTAAAAATAAAATGTATATGAATTGAGGTAACTCATATGAAAATTAATAATATTATAAAAGCAAAATTCATAAAAAGGCCTAATAGATTTATAGCATATGTTGAATTGAATAATGAGGAAATAAAAGTTCATGTTCCTAATACTGGAAGGTGTAAAGAAATTCTTATACCAGGTACCACTGTAATTTTAAGGGAAGGTAAGAATCCTAATAGAAAAACTCAATATGATTTAATATCAGCATACAAAGAACATAAATTAATAAATATAGATTCTCAAATTCCAAATTATGTAGTAGAGGAAGCATTAAAAAATAAAAAAATAAAAACTCTTAATAAATTTTATAACATAAAAAGGGAACAAGTATTTGGAAGTAGTAGGTTTGATTTTAAGTTATGGGATGATAAAGGTAATGAATATTATTTAGAAGTTAAAGGAGTAACTTTTGAAAAAGAAGGTTATTGTATGTTTCCAGATGCGCCAACGGATAGAGGCACAAGACATTTATTAGAGCTTATAGATGTAAAAAAGTCAGGAAAAAATGCAGGAGTATTATTTTTAGTACAATTTAATGGAGCAAATAAATTTTCTCCTTATGAAGAAATGGATAAAAAATTTGCAAAAGCTTTAAGGTTAGCAAAGAAAGAAGGGGTAGATATTTTTTGCTATGATTGCAATGTTGGAGAAGATTATATAGAACTTAATAAAAATATAGATATAAGCTTATAAAGCTTAATATAATATTACTATAAATTGGCTATGATAAAATATATAAATGGACTATAATTATATTAAGTGCTAACGTTTATTTTGGGGGGTAAATTCTATGAAGTATAGATTCTGTCCTATATGTGGAAGAGAATTAGATATACGTAATAGTTGGGATGAAGGTGATGTACCATATTGTCCAATAGATGATATAATGTTTTTTGATTTGCCTAAACCTTGCATAGTTGTAGCAGTTTTAAAGGGCAATGAAGTTCTTTTAATGAAACAAAGTTATATATTTAAAAATTCTAAAGTTTTAGTCTCAGGATATGTTAATGTAGGGGAAAATGTAGAGGATACAGTTATAAGAGAAGTAAAAGAAGAAACGGGAATAACAATAAATAATTTAAAATATCTTGGAAGTGATGTTGTAAAAGCTTCAGAGCTTTTAATGTTAACTTTTATGGCTGATTATGTAGAAGGTGAAATTGTAAAATCAAAAGAAGTAGAATGGGTTAATTGGAGTAATATAAATAATGCTATTTCTGAAATGAGTGAAGATGAAATTGGCAAAACTGTAATTAGAAAAGTACTAAAAGAAAAAAATTTATAAATAAAACTTAATTTTTTCATTTTGGAGGCGTAAATATGGCAGTTATTCAAAATAATTGTTTAAGATGCTTAGAGTATAAAAACAGTACATGTAATGGTACTGCAAGTGATTGCATGTGTAAAAAATGTCCTAGAAATTTAGGAGAATGTTTAATTACAAAGTATTGTAGAGAAACAGAATCAGTATTATATCCTAATGATGTTTATGATTATTAGAATAAAAATTTATAGTATAATAAAAGAGATATAGAGATAAATTTTCTATATCTTTTTTATTATGTATTTTATAGTTGAATTTAGACAAAAATATATTAACATATCATAAATTTACAAGGATGGTGTTAATATAATGATATCTAGTAGTATGAAGATGATTGTAGCTCAAAATTGCATAGAATATAATCCTAAATATACTATAGCATTATTAAGTATGGTGAGTTCTTCAGAAAGCTGTGCTAACTGTAAAAACTTTATTAAAGGAAAGTGCAGCAAAGGATTATTTGATGAGGTTATGGACATAATAAGTAAGAATTAGTTTATTCTAAGGGAGGAAACTTTATGTCACATAATATTCAAGATATAAATTTAGAATCTGCATCATCAACTGAATTAAATATGGTTGTTGCATCAAATTGTTCTGGCTTTGATTCATTAGTAAAGAATAATATGATAAGTGGAGATCAATGTGAAGTATCTTGTGATAACTGTAGAAATTTTCAAAATAAAAAATGTGTAGTAAATCTATATGATGAGGTTTTATGCAATCTTGAGGAGAATAAGCAATAATTTCATTTGTATACTAAAAATAAATTGTGTATAATAATTAAGGTCAATATTTTTTAAGCTGCGAACGGATTCGCAGTTTTTTTTAGTATAATACAAGTGGGAAATTATCTAAAACATAGGGGACAAGGAGAATATTTATGGGAAACTGGTTAACTAGAACAGAAAAAATATTAGGGGTAGAAAGTATTGAAACACTAAAGAAATCTAAGGTTGTTATATTAGGTGTTGGTGGAGTAGGTGGCTTTGCTATAGAAGGTATCGCAAGAAGTGGAGTGGGAACCATTGTTTTAGTTGATAAAGATGTAGTAGATATAACTAACATAAACAGACAAATAATTGCTACTAATAGTAGTGTTGGAAAGTCTAAAGTGGAAGTTATGGAGGAAAGAATAAAAGACATTAATCCTGAATGTAATATTAAAGTTCATAAAGTATTTATAGGAGAAGATAACTTAGGGGAGATAATAGACTTAGATACAGATTATGTAATCGATGCTATAGATACAGTATCATCAAAAATAGCTTTAGCTGTTTGGTGTGAGAAACATAATGTAAACCTTATTAGTAGTATGGGAACAGGAAATAAACTAGATCCTACAAAACTAGAAATAAGCGATATATATAACACTAAGGTATGT
This region includes:
- the sfsA gene encoding DNA/RNA nuclease SfsA, which gives rise to MKINNIIKAKFIKRPNRFIAYVELNNEEIKVHVPNTGRCKEILIPGTTVILREGKNPNRKTQYDLISAYKEHKLINIDSQIPNYVVEEALKNKKIKTLNKFYNIKREQVFGSSRFDFKLWDDKGNEYYLEVKGVTFEKEGYCMFPDAPTDRGTRHLLELIDVKKSGKNAGVLFLVQFNGANKFSPYEEMDKKFAKALRLAKKEGVDIFCYDCNVGEDYIELNKNIDISL
- a CDS encoding NAD(+) diphosphatase, producing the protein MKYRFCPICGRELDIRNSWDEGDVPYCPIDDIMFFDLPKPCIVVAVLKGNEVLLMKQSYIFKNSKVLVSGYVNVGENVEDTVIREVKEETGITINNLKYLGSDVVKASELLMLTFMADYVEGEIVKSKEVEWVNWSNINNAISEMSEDEIGKTVIRKVLKEKNL
- a CDS encoding tRNA threonylcarbamoyladenosine dehydratase, which encodes MGNWLTRTEKILGVESIETLKKSKVVILGVGGVGGFAIEGIARSGVGTIVLVDKDVVDITNINRQIIATNSSVGKSKVEVMEERIKDINPECNIKVHKVFIGEDNLGEIIDLDTDYVIDAIDTVSSKIALAVWCEKHNVNLISSMGTGNKLDPTKLEISDIYNTKVCPLAKVMRRELKRRNVKHLKVVYSQEQPIKPMIKEEELNMRKKSPGSVSFVPSVAGLIIAGEVLKNLIKKDGKYVKEK